The following are from one region of the Gemmatimonas sp. UBA7669 genome:
- a CDS encoding PHP domain-containing protein, producing the protein MDCRAAAHALNQISVLMELHDEDAHRIKAMALAARSVAALGDLSLDVALTRELAAPDVVAPAALAVLRDLAESNSSSLLEQLQEETPEGLMEMLRVPGLGPARIRSIHEHLDIDTLQDLETAAREGRLASVPKFGARTADKVLKGIAELRSAGAYVLWPHGRAEAERIADVLRRHPDVITLEVAGSIRRRMEVVRDVDLVAAVRGNPSVVAASLAQMRGVREVLGGGGRTLSLRLEDGVRVDLSCVRPEQFALALWRATGSHEHVQQVAAFAAQRGYTLSGDELRDADGAVIPVPDEAALYAVLGVSYVPPELREARGELERATAGTLPSLVDEQDLRGALHCHSQYSDGGATIEEMARAAMARGLRYLGVSDHSQSNTYAGGLSRDRILEQHAEIDALNARFGAEGVDFRVLKGIEADILPCGRVDYDAAFLDHFDFVIGSVHTRYGMNAEQMTHRVLKALDDPHLTVLGHPTGRLLLTREAFAIDLDAVMAKAARVGVAIELNADPHRLDIDWRACRIAAEHGAMVSIGPDAHSPMGFENLTLGVAQARKGWLSADNVLNTRSVDEVLAFASARRRALAAAT; encoded by the coding sequence ATGGATTGTCGGGCGGCGGCCCACGCGCTCAACCAGATCTCCGTTCTCATGGAGTTGCACGACGAGGACGCGCACCGCATCAAGGCCATGGCGCTTGCGGCCCGCAGTGTTGCGGCGCTGGGTGACCTGTCCCTCGATGTGGCGCTGACCCGCGAACTTGCCGCCCCTGATGTCGTGGCCCCCGCTGCGCTGGCGGTGCTGCGTGACCTGGCCGAGAGCAACAGCTCGTCGCTGCTCGAGCAGTTGCAGGAAGAGACGCCCGAAGGGCTGATGGAGATGCTGCGGGTGCCTGGTCTCGGGCCGGCGCGCATTCGCAGCATTCACGAGCATCTCGACATCGACACGCTGCAGGATCTGGAGACGGCGGCACGCGAAGGCCGCCTGGCGTCGGTGCCCAAGTTTGGCGCCAGAACCGCCGACAAGGTGCTCAAGGGTATCGCCGAGCTGCGTTCGGCAGGCGCCTACGTGCTGTGGCCGCATGGCCGCGCCGAGGCGGAGCGCATTGCCGACGTGCTGCGTCGTCATCCCGACGTCATCACGTTGGAGGTGGCCGGGTCCATCAGGCGTCGCATGGAAGTGGTGCGCGACGTGGACCTGGTGGCTGCGGTGCGCGGCAATCCCAGCGTGGTGGCCGCGTCACTGGCCCAGATGCGTGGCGTGCGTGAGGTGCTCGGTGGCGGCGGGCGTACGCTGTCGTTGCGTCTTGAAGACGGCGTACGGGTCGACCTGTCGTGTGTGCGTCCCGAGCAGTTTGCCCTGGCGCTGTGGCGCGCGACGGGAAGCCACGAGCATGTGCAGCAGGTGGCGGCGTTCGCGGCCCAGCGCGGCTACACCCTGTCGGGCGATGAACTTCGCGATGCCGATGGCGCCGTGATCCCCGTGCCTGACGAGGCCGCGCTGTACGCCGTCCTTGGTGTCAGCTACGTGCCGCCCGAGTTGCGCGAGGCGCGTGGTGAGCTGGAGCGGGCGACGGCTGGTACGCTGCCGTCGCTGGTTGATGAGCAGGACCTGCGCGGTGCCCTGCACTGTCATTCCCAGTACAGCGATGGCGGGGCGACCATTGAAGAGATGGCGCGCGCGGCCATGGCGCGGGGGCTGCGTTACCTGGGCGTGTCCGACCATTCGCAGTCCAACACGTATGCCGGTGGCCTGTCGCGTGATCGCATTCTGGAGCAGCACGCTGAAATCGATGCCCTGAACGCGCGCTTTGGTGCAGAAGGCGTGGACTTTCGTGTGCTCAAGGGCATCGAAGCCGACATTCTGCCCTGCGGACGTGTGGACTATGATGCGGCCTTTCTCGATCACTTTGATTTCGTGATCGGGTCGGTGCACACGCGCTACGGCATGAACGCCGAGCAGATGACCCATCGCGTACTCAAGGCGCTCGACGATCCGCATCTCACGGTGCTGGGGCATCCGACGGGCCGCCTGCTGCTCACGCGCGAGGCGTTTGCCATTGATCTGGACGCCGTGATGGCCAAGGCCGCGCGGGTGGGCGTGGCCATCGAGCTCAACGCCGACCCGCATCGGCTCGACATCGACTGGCGCGCGTGCCGCATTGCGGCCGAGCATGGCGCGATGGTGAGCATTGGGCCCGACGCACATTCGCCCATGGGGTTCGAGAATCTCACGCTGGGTGTGGCCCAGGCGCGCAAGGGTTGGCTGTCGGCAGACAACGTGCTCAACACCCGCAGCGTGGATGAGGTGCTGGCCTTTGCGTCGGCGCGTCGACGTGCGCTGGCGGCTGCGACCTGA
- a CDS encoding TetR/AcrR family transcriptional regulator, with translation MDTSERSRRRCPEERPGQILDAAFVEFGQRGLAGARLDDIARRAGVGKGTIYLYFETKEALFREMVRVTLGVAIEDAERMTSAHVSGSIESLFREYATKWWGFIREERFAVVQRLVLAGELRDFPELMEFFAQDIVTRGRRVVANIIARGIASGEFRATDPEIAARMYSALWFAHANWAANSHFHPHLGSDAQVLEEMLDFYLRAIKQ, from the coding sequence ATGGACACCAGTGAGCGCAGCCGCCGGCGCTGCCCCGAGGAGCGACCCGGCCAGATCCTCGACGCGGCCTTCGTGGAGTTTGGTCAACGCGGCCTGGCCGGAGCGCGCCTCGATGACATTGCCAGGCGGGCCGGAGTGGGAAAGGGCACCATCTACCTCTACTTCGAGACCAAGGAAGCCCTGTTCCGCGAGATGGTGCGGGTGACACTGGGTGTGGCCATCGAGGATGCGGAGCGCATGACATCGGCGCATGTAAGCGGCAGCATCGAATCACTATTCCGCGAATACGCGACAAAATGGTGGGGCTTCATCCGCGAGGAACGCTTTGCGGTGGTACAGCGACTGGTCCTGGCCGGTGAACTGCGGGACTTCCCGGAACTCATGGAGTTCTTTGCCCAGGACATCGTGACCCGCGGACGACGGGTCGTCGCCAACATCATCGCCCGCGGCATCGCCTCCGGTGAGTTCCGCGCCACCGACCCCGAGATCGCCGCCCGCATGTACTCCGCTCTCTGGTTCGCACATGCCAACTGGGCGGCCAACTCGCACTTCCACCCGCATCTGGGCAGCGATGCCCAGGTGCTCGAGGAAATGCTCGACTTCTATCTCCGGGCAATCAAGCAATGA
- the nth gene encoding endonuclease III, with product MTRTRKTAKTVGQKPSQRAAPVARSPRTKSEKQALASVVLERLQAEYPDAHCELDHRNAFELLCATILSAQCTDARVNMVTPALFAAYPTAEALSRAPLEHVEELVRTTGFFRAKAKSLVGMAQRLVALHGGKVPRTIAELVPLPGVGRKTANVILGNAFDINEGIVVDTHVQRLVRRFGLTREPDPIAIERALMPLFPREAWAQLSHLLIWHGRRVCGARKPACGACILADVCASADLLTD from the coding sequence ATGACCCGTACGCGCAAGACAGCCAAGACCGTGGGGCAGAAGCCCTCACAGCGGGCGGCACCGGTGGCACGCAGTCCGCGAACGAAGTCCGAGAAGCAAGCGCTGGCGTCCGTGGTGCTCGAGCGTCTCCAGGCGGAGTATCCGGATGCGCACTGCGAGCTCGATCATCGCAATGCCTTTGAGTTGCTGTGTGCGACCATTCTGTCGGCGCAGTGTACCGATGCGCGCGTGAACATGGTGACGCCGGCGTTGTTCGCCGCCTACCCCACGGCGGAGGCGCTGAGTCGGGCGCCGCTCGAGCATGTCGAGGAGCTGGTACGCACGACGGGCTTTTTTCGCGCCAAGGCCAAGAGTCTGGTGGGCATGGCGCAGCGGCTCGTGGCGCTGCATGGCGGAAAGGTGCCGCGCACGATTGCCGAGCTGGTGCCGCTGCCCGGTGTGGGGCGCAAGACCGCCAACGTCATACTGGGCAATGCCTTCGACATCAACGAGGGCATTGTCGTGGACACGCATGTGCAGCGGCTGGTGCGGCGCTTTGGGCTGACCCGTGAACCGGATCCGATTGCCATTGAGCGCGCGCTGATGCCGCTGTTTCCTCGCGAGGCGTGGGCGCAGCTCAGTCACTTGCTCATTTGGCATGGGCGAAGGGTCTGTGGAGCAAGAAAGCCGGCGTGCGGCGCTTGCATTCTGGCGGATGTGTGTGCGAGTGCTGATTTACTGACTGACTGA
- a CDS encoding peptidylprolyl isomerase yields MSKQVTFETNKGTLVAELFAGEAPVTVENFEKLANSGFYDGIKFHRVIPEFVVQGGCPHSKDGKGPVGTGGPGWKIKCETAGNPHKHNVGALSMAHAGKDTGGSQFFIVLSEANTRHLNGVHTVFGQVTQGLEILPTIVQNDHMVSVRVADVA; encoded by the coding sequence ATGTCCAAGCAGGTTACTTTCGAAACGAACAAGGGCACTCTCGTCGCCGAGCTGTTTGCGGGCGAGGCGCCGGTCACGGTGGAGAACTTCGAGAAGCTGGCCAACAGCGGCTTCTACGATGGCATCAAGTTCCACCGCGTCATCCCGGAGTTCGTGGTGCAGGGCGGCTGCCCGCACTCGAAGGACGGCAAGGGCCCCGTGGGCACGGGCGGTCCGGGCTGGAAGATCAAGTGCGAGACGGCCGGCAACCCGCACAAGCACAACGTGGGCGCGCTGTCCATGGCGCACGCGGGCAAGGACACGGGCGGCAGCCAGTTCTTCATCGTGCTCAGCGAAGCCAACACGCGCCACCTGAACGGCGTGCACACGGTGTTCGGCCAGGTCACGCAGGGACTGGAGATCCTGCCGACCATCGTGCAGAATGACCACATGGTGTCGGTGCGCGTCGCCGACGTGGCCTGA